CCGGGACCACCAGCACCAGCCCGGAGATCTACCGGGCCGACTTCGAGCCGAACAGGTGGCTCGGCATACCCGCGATGCTGGTCGTGGGCATACTCGGAATCGTGGTGGCGGGTCCCGCCTGTTCCCGGCTCTACGAGACGTTCAGCGGGAAGGAGCCCGCCGAAACCTGAGTTACTGGCCGGGAAGGCGGGCCGTTCGTGCCTCAATTCCCGGCCCAGCCGCGCCAGACGCGGCGACGGCTGACGGCGCACCTCCTGGTGATCCGGCGCCGCTGCCGCAGCGTCGGGACCAGCCGCGCGGCGAGTTCGCCCAGCACCCGCAGCCGCAGCGCCACCCGGAAGTTCGCCGCGCGGGGGACTTCCCGGCGCAGCAGCCCGCGCCAGGGCAGCGCGAGCGTGATCGCGCCGAACCGCGCCACCTCCCGCAGCGCGATCCCCGGTGGGGCGCAGCGCAGCAGCGTCAGCAGCCGGTTGCGCTCGTTCCAGCGGTGGAACGGTTCCGAGCCGGGTTCGGAGGACGTGCCGTGCGAGTGCGCGCAGCTCGCCGTGGTGGGCACGATTCCGTAACCGGCCAGCCGCAGCCGCCAGGAGGTGTCGGTGTCCTCGTAGTAGCAGAAGTACTCGGCCGGTACGCCGCCGATCGCCGACAGCGCCGAGGTGCGCAGCAGGGCCGCCCCGCCGCAGAACCCGAACACCTCGCCCTCGGCGAGGGTGTCGGCGCCGTGCCCGGTTCCGGTCAGCCGCACCCCGTGGGAGACGGGGCCTTCCCGGTGCCACATCCGGCAGGCCGCGGCACCGGCCCCGGGATCGCGGTCCAGGGCGTCCTCCAAAGTGGCCAGCCAATCCGGTCCCGGTCGGGCGTCGTCGTTGAGCCAGCCGAAGTAGCGGGTCCGCACCCGGGGGAAGGCGAGGGCGAGACCACCCGCGTAACCGAGGTTGCGGGGCAGCCGGAGCACCTCGGGGGCCGAGGGGTGGCGGGCCAGCAACTCGTCGGTGCCGTCGTCGGAGGCGTTGTCCACCACCAACAGCCGGTGGGCTCGCTGGCGTGCCAGCGCGTCCAGGCACGCTCCGACGTGCTCGGCGCCGCGCCAGGTCACCACCACGATGGTGCTGCGCGCCTGTTCTCCGGCCACTTCCGCAGCCTATCGCCTCGCCGCTGGCCGGTGTGTGGTTGTGTGGCCGGGCAGAACTGCCGAGTCGAGTGGTGCGGACGGGGTGTGGCGGTGCCGGAACTGGCGGTCGTGGCCGAGCAGCTGTTGGCACCGGTGCCGGGCGGCACCGGGCGCTACACCCGGGAGCTGCTGCGCTC
The nucleotide sequence above comes from Actinopolyspora erythraea. Encoded proteins:
- a CDS encoding glycosyltransferase family 2 protein, which produces MAGEQARSTIVVVTWRGAEHVGACLDALARQRAHRLLVVDNASDDGTDELLARHPSAPEVLRLPRNLGYAGGLALAFPRVRTRYFGWLNDDARPGPDWLATLEDALDRDPGAGAAACRMWHREGPVSHGVRLTGTGHGADTLAEGEVFGFCGGAALLRTSALSAIGGVPAEYFCYYEDTDTSWRLRLAGYGIVPTTASCAHSHGTSSEPGSEPFHRWNERNRLLTLLRCAPPGIALREVARFGAITLALPWRGLLRREVPRAANFRVALRLRVLGELAARLVPTLRQRRRITRRCAVSRRRVWRGWAGN